One Neisseria sicca genomic region harbors:
- a CDS encoding TetR/AcrR family transcriptional regulator, translated as MNLLYEQNQNLPTVMTASKQQTIADTARRLFREHGFSAVSVGGICAEAAVSRVTFYKYYSGKNALLQEIVTKQKNRVRAEFENLLARQCSLREAAEAVFALQRRSFDELYSAAFLRDIEENTDLELERFFHELNEEKYAFMRGFFHTLQQRRLIQPDLPVELIDLFIRQADILMRHPQLAALYAAAPQKLPQDVLGLLLHGLAGEEGRNEGGD; from the coding sequence ATGAACCTCCTTTATGAACAAAATCAAAACCTTCCTACCGTCATGACCGCCAGCAAACAACAAACCATCGCCGACACCGCCCGCCGCCTGTTCCGCGAACACGGTTTTTCCGCCGTATCCGTGGGCGGAATCTGCGCCGAGGCCGCCGTCAGCCGCGTTACCTTTTACAAATATTACAGCGGTAAAAACGCGCTCTTGCAGGAAATCGTTACCAAACAGAAAAACCGCGTCCGTGCCGAATTTGAAAATCTGCTTGCACGGCAATGCAGCCTGCGCGAAGCCGCCGAAGCCGTTTTTGCTCTGCAACGGCGGTCGTTCGACGAGCTTTATTCCGCCGCCTTCCTGCGCGACATCGAAGAGAATACCGATTTGGAGCTGGAACGGTTTTTCCATGAATTGAACGAAGAAAAATACGCCTTTATGCGCGGTTTCTTCCATACCCTGCAACAACGCCGCCTGATTCAGCCCGATTTGCCGGTGGAACTCATTGACCTGTTCATCCGTCAGGCGGATATATTGATGCGCCATCCGCAACTGGCCGCGCTTTATGCCGCTGCGCCGCAAAAGCTGCCGCAGGACGTATTGGGGTTGCTGTTGCACGGTTTGGCGGGAGAAGAGGGAAGGAACGAGGGAGGAGATTGA
- a CDS encoding TonB-dependent receptor: MQKPTLRRLPLLLAAAFASEWIHAADAAQDAEQVQLEEVVVTGERTNRSGFETDTSNRVFTTPNIDRSGHNLAATDLLKQTVNTVDLGSGNDLPTVRGVDGSGPAVGAVAFFAGTRPRLNLSIDGRSATYNEFAFGTQSLWDMQQVEVLRGPQSHVRGQNAVAGAVVMRSKDPTDEWEGALRLGLGNQKTRNVAGVVSGPIVKNNLAFRLSAERQQRESYEPFVSYEPTGNPRRVENTNVRFKLLLTPENHPDFYSRLTLNHIRSRAPQNEIMGNTASRRFLKEKPVFVTGSTSGIWDVSWQLNDYLKLENKLVYGRYHNERLHLPMTVSPQGVPAELKGRELQWEPVLHFSNKGRLKGLAGLHYFRSKQDEWVDIRSVGGRNTFDDRNSVRALFAETTYSPSEKWDITAAARLEKETHKRSGGSGALHLDLDKGQTVFLPKIDIAFKPTDQWVSGIKAARGYNPGGAGITFGRPVVTYTYEPEYVNNYEWYTRWRSADRRLQLSGNLFLNHYRDMQLPFYLGTNSVVIRNAKKVHTYGAELAADWQATDSLKLTTGLGLLNTKIKSYPDSGIEGNKLGRAPKYTANIGVKYLNDKGWEAGGDVRFYGGYYSAADNAESGKIGAYNQVNLYTAYNFKQGRVSLYADNVLNRRRPIFISSADRQDALYQRPRSVGVSAEWKF; this comes from the coding sequence ATGCAGAAACCTACCCTCCGCCGCCTGCCGCTGCTGCTTGCCGCCGCCTTTGCCTCCGAATGGATTCATGCCGCCGATGCGGCGCAAGATGCGGAACAGGTGCAGTTGGAAGAAGTCGTCGTAACCGGCGAACGCACCAACCGCAGCGGCTTTGAAACCGACACGTCCAACCGCGTTTTCACCACGCCGAACATCGACCGCAGCGGCCACAACCTTGCCGCGACCGACCTGCTCAAACAAACCGTGAACACGGTGGACTTGGGCAGCGGCAACGATTTGCCGACCGTGCGCGGCGTGGACGGCTCCGGCCCTGCCGTCGGCGCGGTGGCGTTTTTCGCGGGCACGCGGCCGCGCCTGAACCTGTCCATAGACGGCCGCTCCGCCACTTACAATGAATTCGCCTTCGGCACGCAGTCGCTATGGGACATGCAGCAGGTGGAAGTCTTGCGCGGGCCGCAAAGCCATGTGCGCGGACAGAACGCGGTGGCTGGCGCTGTGGTGATGCGCTCCAAAGACCCGACCGACGAATGGGAAGGCGCGCTGCGCTTGGGTTTGGGCAACCAGAAAACACGCAATGTCGCCGGCGTCGTGTCCGGCCCGATTGTAAAAAACAACCTTGCCTTCCGCCTGAGCGCGGAGCGGCAGCAGCGCGAAAGCTACGAACCGTTCGTGTCCTACGAACCGACCGGCAACCCGCGCCGCGTGGAAAACACCAACGTGCGCTTCAAACTCCTGCTCACGCCCGAAAACCATCCCGATTTTTACAGTCGCCTGACACTGAACCACATCCGTTCGCGCGCGCCGCAAAACGAAATCATGGGCAACACCGCCAGCCGCCGTTTTTTAAAAGAAAAGCCCGTGTTCGTAACCGGCTCGACATCGGGCATCTGGGACGTATCGTGGCAGCTTAACGACTATCTGAAACTGGAAAACAAACTGGTTTACGGCCGCTACCACAACGAGCGGCTGCACCTGCCGATGACCGTCAGCCCGCAAGGCGTGCCCGCCGAACTCAAAGGCCGCGAACTGCAATGGGAGCCGGTATTGCATTTTTCCAACAAAGGCCGTCTGAAAGGCCTTGCCGGACTGCACTACTTCCGCAGCAAACAAGACGAATGGGTAGATATCCGCAGCGTCGGCGGCCGCAACACCTTTGACGACCGCAACAGCGTGCGCGCCCTGTTTGCCGAAACCACATACAGCCCCAGCGAAAAATGGGACATCACGGCCGCCGCCCGCCTTGAAAAAGAAACGCACAAACGAAGCGGCGGCAGCGGCGCGCTGCACCTTGATTTAGACAAAGGCCAGACCGTGTTCCTGCCCAAAATCGACATCGCTTTCAAACCCACCGACCAATGGGTCAGCGGCATCAAAGCCGCGCGCGGCTACAACCCCGGCGGCGCGGGCATTACCTTCGGCCGCCCCGTCGTAACCTACACTTATGAACCCGAATATGTGAACAACTACGAGTGGTACACCCGCTGGCGCAGCGCAGACCGCCGCCTGCAACTCTCCGGCAACCTGTTCCTGAACCACTACCGCGACATGCAGCTCCCCTTCTATCTCGGCACCAACTCCGTCGTCATCCGCAACGCCAAAAAAGTCCACACCTACGGCGCAGAACTCGCCGCCGACTGGCAGGCGACCGACAGCCTGAAACTCACCACCGGACTGGGGCTGCTCAACACCAAAATCAAAAGCTATCCCGACAGCGGCATCGAAGGCAACAAACTCGGCCGCGCGCCCAAATACACCGCCAACATCGGCGTGAAATACCTGAACGACAAAGGTTGGGAAGCCGGCGGCGACGTACGCTTCTACGGCGGCTACTACTCCGCCGCCGACAATGCCGAATCAGGCAAAATCGGCGCGTACAACCAAGTCAACCTCTACACCGCCTACAACTTCAAACAAGGCCGCGTCTCACTCTACGCCGACAACGTGCTCAACCGCCGCCGACCCATATTCATTTCCAGCGCCGACCGCCAAGACGCGCTCTACCAACGCCCCAGAAGCGTCGGCGTGAGCGCGGAATGGAAGTTTTAG
- a CDS encoding sodium:proton antiporter: MRRLPILSLILLPAVSHAADFDGATLSLFWGAPFALILLSIALGPLFFAHTWHHHFGKITAFWTLLFLVPFAVVFGFGAGVHTVAHALVEEYIPFILLLLALYTISGGILVWGKLNGTPALNTGLLAAGTVMASFMGTTGAAMLMIRPLLKANHYRKNKVHVVIFFIFLVANIGGGLTPLGDPPLFLGFLKGVDFMWTVKHMLMPVLISTVVLLLVFYIIDSRYHAREANVEQIRQEEEADEDLRIAGKWNFLLLAGVVGAVLLSGLWKPDHPGFEILGSHYALQNLVRDVILLVLTVVSLLITPKQVRAGNEFNFDPIAEVGKLFLGIFITISPVLAILKAGEAGALGAVVSLVHDASGNPINTMYFWMSGLLSAFLDNAPTYLVFFNMAGGDAQALMTGHLFHSLLAVSMGSVFMGALTYIGNAPNFMVKAIAEQRGVPMPTFFGYMMWSVGVLIPLFILHTLIFFVWQLF, translated from the coding sequence ATGCGCCGCTTACCAATTCTATCCCTCATCCTGCTTCCCGCTGTGTCTCACGCCGCTGATTTTGACGGCGCGACGCTCAGTCTGTTTTGGGGTGCGCCGTTCGCGTTGATTCTTTTGTCTATCGCGTTGGGCCCGCTCTTTTTCGCGCATACCTGGCATCACCATTTCGGCAAGATTACGGCGTTTTGGACGCTGCTGTTTTTGGTTCCGTTCGCCGTTGTGTTCGGTTTCGGGGCGGGTGTGCATACGGTTGCCCATGCGCTGGTTGAGGAATATATCCCGTTTATCCTGCTGCTTTTGGCTTTATATACGATTTCGGGCGGGATTTTGGTTTGGGGTAAGCTCAATGGTACGCCTGCGCTGAATACCGGGCTGCTGGCAGCGGGGACGGTGATGGCTTCCTTTATGGGGACGACCGGTGCGGCAATGCTGATGATTCGTCCGCTACTGAAGGCAAACCATTACCGCAAGAATAAGGTGCATGTCGTTATATTCTTTATTTTTTTGGTGGCAAATATCGGCGGCGGCCTGACGCCGTTGGGCGATCCTCCGCTGTTTTTAGGCTTCTTGAAGGGCGTGGATTTCATGTGGACGGTGAAACACATGTTGATGCCCGTATTGATCAGTACGGTGGTGCTGTTGCTGGTGTTTTATATTATCGACAGCCGTTATCACGCGCGTGAAGCCAATGTGGAACAGATTCGGCAGGAAGAGGAGGCCGATGAAGATTTGCGTATTGCCGGCAAATGGAATTTTCTGCTGCTGGCGGGCGTGGTCGGTGCGGTTTTGCTGTCCGGCTTGTGGAAGCCCGATCATCCGGGGTTTGAAATTTTAGGCAGCCACTATGCGTTGCAAAACTTGGTGCGCGATGTGATTTTGCTGGTGCTGACCGTTGTTTCGTTGCTGATTACGCCCAAACAGGTCAGGGCGGGCAATGAATTCAATTTCGACCCGATTGCCGAAGTGGGCAAACTGTTTTTGGGTATTTTCATTACGATTTCCCCTGTTTTGGCGATTTTGAAGGCAGGCGAGGCGGGTGCGCTGGGTGCGGTGGTGTCGTTGGTGCATGACGCTTCGGGCAATCCGATTAATACGATGTATTTCTGGATGAGCGGTTTGTTGTCCGCCTTTTTGGATAATGCGCCTACTTATTTGGTGTTCTTTAATATGGCGGGCGGCGATGCTCAGGCGCTGATGACGGGGCATCTGTTCCATTCGCTGTTGGCAGTATCCATGGGTTCGGTATTTATGGGCGCGCTCACTTATATCGGCAATGCGCCGAACTTTATGGTTAAAGCGATTGCCGAGCAGCGCGGCGTGCCGATGCCGACTTTCTTCGGTTATATGATGTGGTCGGTGGGGGTATTGATTCCGCTGTTTATACTGCACACGCTGATCTTCTTCGTTTGGCAGTTGTTCTGA
- a CDS encoding IS630 family transposase (programmed frameshift): protein MAYSADLRNKALNYYEQCKNISQTAATFNLSRNTLYLWIRLKKQTGSLKHQVTGLNAVKLDRQKLAQYVGQHPDAYLHEIAKHFDCTAATVCYALKQMGMTRKKRPTTYKEQDPAKVTHYLTQLAEFSDYQRVYLDETGFDRYLFRPYARSPKGQIVKAQISGKRYRRLSLVSAQVGNRLIAPMVYQNTMTGVFFEAWFQQCLLPALTQKSVIILDNARFHRMGVLREMAEKLGHKVLPLAPYSPELNPIEKVWANIKRYLRTVLSDYARFDDALLSYFDFN, encoded by the exons ATGGCATACTCTGCGGACTTAAGAAACAAAGCTTTAAACTATTACGAACAATGCAAAAACATCAGCCAAACCGCAGCAACGTTTAACCTGTCAAGAAACACGCTTTACCTGTGGATTCGCCTTAAAAAACAAACAGGCAGCCTAAAACATCAAGTTACCGGTCTAAATGCCGTCAAATTGGATAGGCAAAAACTGGCTCAATATGTTGGGCAACATCCGGATGCCTATCTGCATGAAATCGCCAAACATTTTGATTGTACGGCAGCCACCGTTTGCTATGCACTCAAACAGATGGGGATGACGCGCAAAAAAAGAC CCACCACTTACAAAGAACAAGATCCGGCCAAAGTAACGCATTATTTGACACAGCTGGCCGAATTTTCCGACTACCAACGTGTTTATTTGGATGAAACAGGATTTGACCGCTACCTGTTCCGCCCCTATGCCCGCAGCCCGAAAGGGCAAATAGTGAAAGCGCAGATAAGTGGAAAAAGATACCGACGCTTATCTCTGGTGTCCGCACAAGTCGGCAACCGGCTGATTGCTCCGATGGTTTATCAAAATACGATGACCGGAGTCTTTTTTGAAGCGTGGTTTCAGCAATGCCTACTGCCCGCATTGACTCAAAAATCGGTGATTATTTTAGATAATGCACGATTTCACCGTATGGGTGTCTTACGGGAAATGGCGGAAAAATTAGGACATAAGGTATTGCCTCTTGCACCTTATTCACCTGAGCTCAACCCGATTGAAAAGGTGTGGGCGAATATTAAGCGGTATCTGCGAACCGTATTGTCTGATTACGCCCGATTTGACGATGCGCTGCTGTCCTATTTTGATTTTAATTGA
- a CDS encoding NAD(P)H-dependent oxidoreductase, translating into MSFTTIIYAHPYDQSFNYGILRRVQQLLDEKGEKYRLIDLYADGFNPAYTKEELALFNQGKALDPLVLHYQELLKTTNRLIFIFPIWWADMPAIVKGFEDKVFLKTFAYVPTATGLKGNLSHIKEALVISTSTAPTWYLKWFGGNGIGKAMVGHTLKGIGIAKRRWLNFGNMDKSTDEQRQAFLADLSRSV; encoded by the coding sequence ATGTCATTTACCACAATCATTTATGCCCACCCGTACGATCAAAGCTTCAATTACGGCATTTTGCGACGCGTGCAGCAACTGTTGGACGAAAAGGGCGAAAAATACCGACTGATCGACTTATACGCAGACGGTTTCAACCCCGCCTACACCAAAGAAGAGCTTGCCCTGTTCAACCAAGGCAAAGCCCTTGACCCGCTGGTTTTGCATTATCAGGAACTCTTGAAAACCACCAACCGCCTGATTTTTATCTTTCCGATCTGGTGGGCGGATATGCCCGCCATCGTCAAAGGGTTTGAAGACAAAGTTTTCCTGAAAACATTCGCCTACGTCCCGACTGCCACAGGCTTGAAAGGCAACCTATCCCACATCAAAGAAGCACTGGTCATCAGCACGTCCACCGCCCCCACATGGTATCTGAAATGGTTTGGCGGCAACGGCATCGGCAAAGCGATGGTGGGGCACACGCTCAAAGGCATCGGTATCGCCAAACGCCGTTGGCTCAACTTCGGCAATATGGACAAATCCACCGACGAACAGCGGCAGGCGTTTTTGGCAGATTTGAGCCGAAGCGTTTAA
- a CDS encoding SDR family oxidoreductase, with protein sequence MSNLLNLKNKTAAVIGASSGIGRAVVLLLAEHGANVVLCARRTDKLEETAALIRSRGGRAVAVAGDAVLPETHEAVVRTAEREFGGLDIAVNNAGIIGAYKPLADISPDEWRDTLDGNLTAAFLGARSQIPLMLARGGGAIVFTSSFVGTSCALPNKTAYGCAKAALAALAKGITADYAAQGIRANALLPGGTDTEMMTTDPQQRAWAEGLHAVKRIARPEEIAAAILFLVSPMGSFVTGATLFADGGNSAVK encoded by the coding sequence ATGTCAAACCTGTTGAATTTGAAAAATAAAACCGCCGCCGTTATCGGCGCGTCGTCGGGTATCGGTCGCGCGGTTGTGCTGTTGCTGGCGGAGCACGGCGCAAACGTTGTCTTATGCGCCCGCCGTACCGACAAACTGGAGGAAACCGCAGCCCTGATTCGCTCGCGCGGCGGACGAGCTGTTGCTGTTGCAGGCGACGCGGTGCTGCCTGAAACGCATGAAGCCGTCGTCCGCACGGCGGAACGCGAGTTCGGTGGCCTAGATATTGCCGTCAACAATGCAGGCATTATCGGTGCATACAAACCCTTGGCCGACATCTCGCCCGACGAATGGCGCGATACGTTGGACGGTAACCTAACCGCTGCCTTTCTTGGCGCGCGCAGCCAAATTCCCCTTATGCTCGCACGCGGTGGTGGCGCGATTGTGTTCACGTCCAGCTTTGTCGGCACCAGTTGCGCCCTGCCTAACAAAACCGCCTACGGCTGCGCCAAAGCCGCACTTGCCGCTCTGGCAAAAGGCATTACCGCCGACTATGCAGCCCAAGGTATCCGCGCCAATGCCTTGCTTCCCGGCGGTACGGATACGGAAATGATGACTACCGACCCGCAGCAGCGGGCATGGGCGGAAGGGCTGCATGCGGTCAAACGCATCGCCCGACCCGAAGAAATTGCCGCCGCGATTTTGTTCCTCGTCAGCCCGATGGGCAGTTTTGTAACGGGTGCGACCTTGTTTGCCGACGGTGGAAATTCGGCGGTGAAGTAA